From a region of the Phragmites australis chromosome 21, lpPhrAust1.1, whole genome shotgun sequence genome:
- the LOC133902950 gene encoding NAC domain-containing protein 71-like translates to MTLPPGFRFHPTDDELVGYYLKRKVDDLKIELDVIPVIDLYKSEPWELPEKSFLPKRDLEWFFFCPRDRKYPNGLRTNRATCTGYWKATGKDRRIACDGGVYGLRKTLVFYRGRAPGGDRTDWVMHEYRLCQDLAHGASNFIGAYALCRVIKRHEAGLLQGEPAARAKGASTGGAAGVRGQMSRVPSSSSLVSSEQLSAFTPTSFGSPPLDASRGMCTMAESGDTFQNSLAYGVDVCDVTATATNGLPLSPLPPPLFAPTPVPSHSSQMCAPQDIVFVGDDSPAAASAAAASESRSHAFLFGGDMGSVSEHELKWYDDLTCATNTLSNTTAATEIWSPAASPMLCRQASDGVDDLAAFFFSEENRVVF, encoded by the exons ATGACTCTGCCGCCCGGGTTCCGGTTCCACCCCACCGACGACGAGCTGGTCGGCTACTACCTCAAGAGGAAGGTGGACGACCTCAAGATCGAGCTCGATGTCATCCCTGTCATTGATCTCTACAAGTCCGAGCCATGGGAATTACCAG AGAAGTCGTTTCTGCCGAAGCGTGATCTGGAGTGGTTCTTCttctgcccgcgggaccgcaaGTACCCCAACGGGTTGCGCACCAACCGCGCGACGTGCACGGGGTACTGGAAGGCCACGGGCAAGGACCGCCGCATCGCCTGCGACGGCGGCGTCTACGGCCTGCGCAAGACGCTCGTGTTCTACCGCGGCCGCGCCCCCGGCGGCGACCGCACCGACTGGGTCATGCACGAGTACCGCCTCTGCCAGGACCTCGCCCACGGCGCGTCCAACTTCATC GGGGCTTACGCGCTGTGCCGGGTGATCAAGCGGCACGAGGCCGGGCTGCTGCAAGGCGAGCCGGCGGCCAGGGCGAAAGGAGCCAGCACCGGCGGCGCAGCTGGCGTGAGAGGCCAGATGAGCAGAGTGCCGAGCAGCTCGTCTCTCGTCAGCAGCGAGCAGCTCAGCGCGTTCACGCCAACCAGTTTCGGCTCTCCTCCTCTGGATGCGAGCAGAGGAATGTGCACGATGGCTGAATCCGGCGACACGTTCCAG AACTCCCTTGCATACGGGGTAGACGTGTGCGACGTGACGGCAACGGCCACCAATGGGCTGCCGTTGAGCCCACTGCCGCCGCCCCTGTTCGCGCCCACGCCGGTGCCCAGCCACTCGTCTCAGATGTGCGCGCCCCAGGACATCGTCTTCGTCGGCGACGACTCCCCTGCAGcagcttctgctgctgctgcgagcGAGTCGCGCTCGCACGCTTTTCTCTTCGGCGGCGACATGGGGAGCGTCTCGGAGCACGAGCTCAAATGGTACGACGACCTCACGTGCGCAACAAACACATTGTCCAacaccaccgccgccaccgaaATTTGGAGCCCGGCGGCGAGCCCGATGCTGTGCAGGCAGGCGAGCGACGGCGTCGACGACCTGGCTGCGTTCTTCTTCTCGGAGGAAAACAGGGTGGTCTTCTGA